One genomic region from Epinephelus moara isolate mb chromosome 8, YSFRI_EMoa_1.0, whole genome shotgun sequence encodes:
- the mymk gene encoding protein myomaker, whose translation MGAFIAKMLLPTVSSLVFLPTASVAAKRGFHMEAMVYFFTMFFTAIYHACDGPGLSILCFMRYDVLEYFSVYGTALSMWVTLIALGDFDEPQRSSITMFGVLTIAVRIYQDRWGYGIYSGPIGSAVFIITVKWLQKMKQLRAVYPEKKVYTQQVGPGCCFGALALMLRFYFEEWDYAYVHSFYHLSLAVSFILLLPKKNRYAGTGQNAAKLSWFTLCCCSMSPGTSKEKTDKPKKKLSRTVWTVPTEKPWTRRCSTPILPLFNPPPSTPVKGTSISKLKEMNGWK comes from the exons ATGGGTGCATTCATCGCTAAGATGCTGCTTCCGACAGTCAGCAGCCTGGTGTTCCTGCCTACAGCCAGCGTGGCCGCCAAGAGGGGCTTCCACATGGAGGCCATGGTCTACTTCTTCACCATGTTCTTCACTGCG ATCTATCATGCATGTGATGGACCGGGTCTCTCTATCCTGTGTTTCATGAGGTATGACGTTCTGGAGTACTTCAGTGTTTACGGCACGGCTCTCTCCATGTGGGTCACACTGATAG CTCTGGGCGACTTTGATGAACCACAGCGCTCCAGTATAACCATGTTTGGGGTGTTGACCATCGCAGTGAGGATCTACCAGGATCGCTGGGGCTATGGGATCTACTCTGGACCCATCGGGTCGGCTGTCTTCATCATCACCGTCAAATGG CTGCAGAAGATGAAGCAGCTGAGGGCCGTGTATCCAGAGAAGAAGGTGTACACGCAGCAGGTCGGTCCAGGCTGCTGCTTCGGCGCTCTCGCTCTGATGCTGCGTTTCTACTTTGAG GAGTGGGACTACGCCTATGTCCACAGCTTCTACCATCTGTCTCTGGCTGTGTCCTTCATCTTGCTGCTGCCAAAGAAGAACCGATACGCAGGGACGGGACAAAATGCTGCAAAGCTCAGCTGGTtcactctctgctgctgt AGCATGTCCCCTGGTACTTCTAAAGAGAAGACAGACAAGCCGAAGAAGAAGCTGTCTCGGACCGTGTGGACAGTCCCTACCGAGAAGCCATGGACACGACGCTGCAGCACCCCCATCCTGCCTCTTTTTAATCCCCCACCCTCCACACCTGTCAAAGGGACCAGCATCAGCAAGCTCAAAGAGATGAACGGCTGGAAGTGA